From Anabrus simplex isolate iqAnaSimp1 chromosome 11, ASM4041472v1, whole genome shotgun sequence, a single genomic window includes:
- the LOC136883091 gene encoding F-box/LRR-repeat protein 2: protein MRRRKSARTRISSREMVTTSIHALPEEVLIIIFSYCSYSELVDCLQFVCTRWQQVSRSKLLWKNLVYAPGADVRERDIIVKLRRSPRLQAVDFSMQVEVSADMVRTLGQSCHELRVLHFAGSQDVSVKSLRSLQMNCPDIEELSIADLIFMNIRKVKVLADFTRMKTLIVKGINKRYDTVELIANEFPHLEHLELRNVLFTKKDLEHLMERKQDHLSVLTLCCSTRDHYCVLPYLSHCTHLKSLTLERLCRHFELLPFEAFPNLPTVSFLMLTFGGFLNISYCKAFFKSFSQIKELHLFLCQVYESDDIISLFARECPLLQKITFNKCYGLLNDQRVMELLFLKQLKSLTIISDHNITDKAMEYLQNLPNLRYLSFYHCDHITEKSLKILSDFPKLEFLEFSHCKRMSKKSVMYLKRKLPHLLLRMENPIRT, encoded by the coding sequence GAAATGGTGACGACTTCCATCCATGCCTTGCCAGAGGAGGTGCTCATCATAATCTTCTCCTACTGCTCCTACTCTGAGCTGGTGGACTGTCTCCAGTTCGTGTGTACCCGTTGGCAGCAGGTGTCTAGAAGCAAGTTGCTGTGGAAGAATCTGGTGTATGCTCCAGGCGCAGACGTCCGCGAACGTGACATAATCGTCAAACTGAGGAGGTCTCCGAGGTTGCAGGCCGTAGATTTCTCCATGCAAGTGGAAGTGAGTGCAGACATGGTGAGGACATTAGGTCAGAGTTGCCACGAATTAAGGGTGCTACATTTTGCAGGGTCTCAAGATGTGAGCGTTAAATCCTTGCGTAGTCTGCAGATGAATTGTCCTGACATTGAAGAATTGTCTATCGCTGATCTCATTTTCATGAACATTAGAAAAGTGAAGGTTTTGGCAGACTTTACTCGAATGAAGACTTTAATTGTCAAAGGTATCAACAAGCGCTATGACACTGTCGAATTAATAGCTAACGAATTTCCTCACCTTGAGCATTTGGAGTTAAGAAACGTCTTGTTCACTAAGAAAGATCTTGAACACTTAATGGAGAGGAAGCAGGACCATTTGTCTGTCCTCACATTATGCTGCTCCACCCGAGACCACTACTGTGTTCTGCCGTATCTGTCGCACTGTACTCACCTGAAAAGTTTAACTCTTGAAAGGTTGTGTAGACATTTCGAACTTCTGCCATTTGAAGCTTTTCCCAATTTACCCACGGTATCCTTCCTCATGTTGACATTTGGTGGTTTTCTGAACATTAGCTACTGTAAAGCATTCTTTAAGTCTTTCTCCCAGATAAAAGAGTTACACCTCTTCCTTTGCCAAGTGTATGAGAGTGATGACATCATTAGTTTGTTTGCTCGTGAGTGCCCTTTACTGCAGAAAATAACTTTCAATAAGTGTTACGGCTTATTGAACGATCAGAGAGTGATGGAACTGCTGTTTCTAAAGCAGCTCAAGTCTCTCACCATTATCTCAGATCACAACATCACAGACAAAGCCATGGAGTATCTCCAGAACCTTCCAAACTTAAGGTACCTCAGCTTCTATCATTGTGACCACATTACTGAAAAGAGCTTAAAAATATTGTCAGATTTTCCAAAGCTTGAGTTTTTAGAATTCTCTCACTGTAAGAGGATGTCTAAAAAATCAGTCATGTATCTTAAGAGAAAGCTACCACATTTGTTGTTACGTATGGAGAATCCCATCAGGACATGA